Proteins co-encoded in one Brassica oleracea var. oleracea cultivar TO1000 chromosome C4, BOL, whole genome shotgun sequence genomic window:
- the LOC106342532 gene encoding uncharacterized protein At1g04910, translating to MTLPKNSNSSSTKKKVSYISVPSQIINSLSSSSLQSLLVSPKKSSRCTNRFSYRNPRIWFLTLFLVSLFGMLKLGLNVDPISLPFSRYPCSTGSFDEHHAVSHLAFASKNDTQSSSSPEHRKNETLPTEGDFWKQPDGLGFKPCLGFSRQYRKDSNSILKNRWKYLLVVVAGGMNQQRNQIVDAVIMARILGASLVVPVLQVNVIWGDESEFADIFDLEHFKNVLADDVHIVSSLPSTHVMTRPVEEKRTPLHASPQWIRAHYLKRINRERVLLLRGLDSRLSNDLPSDLQKLRCKVAFEALRFSPRILELGNKLASRMLSEGQYLSLHLRMEKDVWVRTGCLPGLTPEYDEIVNSERQRHPELLTGRSNMTYNERKLAGLCPLTALEVTRLLKALEAPKDARIYWAGGEPLGGKEALEPLTKEFPHLYNKHDLALPGELEPFAKKASVMAAIDYIVCEKSDVFIPSHGGNMGHALQGQRAYAGHKKYITPNKRHMLPYFMNASLPESEFNRIVKDLHRESLGQPELRTGRGGKDVTKHPVSECMCSDRQQQQQ from the exons ATGACGTTACCCAAGAACAGTAACAGCAGCAGCACCAAGAAGAAAGTTTCCTACATCTCAGTCCCTTCTCAGATCATAAACTCTCTATCTTCCTCCTCTCTGCAATCCCTCCTCGTCTCCCCCAAGAAGTCATCGAGATGCACCAACAGGTTCAGCTACCGAAACCCAAGAATCTGGTTCTTGACTCTCTTCCTCGTCTCACTCTTCGGCATGCTGAAACTCGGACTCAACGTTGACCCGATCTCCCTCCCTTTCTCACGTTACCCTTGCTCCACGGGTAGCTTCGACGAACACCACGCCGTTTCCCATCTCGCTTTCGCCTCCAAAAACGACACGCAGTCAAGTTCGTCTCCTGAGCATCGAAAGAACGAGACTTTGCCCACGGAAGGCGACTTCTGGAAGCAGCCTGATGGGCTAGGGTTTAAGCCGTGTCTTGGATTCAGCAGACAGTATCGAAAAGACAGCAACTCGATTCTCAAGAACAGGTGGAAGTATCTTCTCGTTGTTGTCGCCGGTGGGATGAATCAGCAGAGGAACCAGATCGTTGATGCTGTTATCATGGCTAGGATCCTTGGTGCTTCTCTGGTTGTCCCTGTTCTGCAAGTCAACGTCATCTGGGGAGACGAAAG TGAGTTCGCGGATATATTCGATTTGGAGCATTTCAAGAACGTTTTAGCCGATGATGTTCATATAGTTTCGTCTTTACCATCAACACATGTAATGACGAGACCTGTGGAAGAGAAAAGGACTCCACTTCACGCTTCTCCTCAATGGATTCGTGCTCATTACCTCAAGCGA ATTAACAGAGAAAGAGTTCTACTTCTCCGTGGCCTCGATTCAAGGCTCTCCAACGACCTTCCTTCGGATCTCCAGAAACTCCGATGCAAGGTAGCTTTCGAAGCGCTGAGATTCTCACCGAGGATACTCGAACTCGGCAACAAGCTAGCTTCGAGAATGCTTAGCGAAGGACAGTACCTCTCACTCCATCTACGTATGGAGAAAGACGTTTGGGTCAGAACCGGCTGTCTCCCCGGTTTAACCCCCGAGTACGACGAGATAGTCAACAGCGAGAGACAACGCCACCCGGAGCTTCTCACGGGCCGTTCAAACATGACTTACAACGAGAGGAAACTCGCTGGCCTTTGTCCTTTAACCGCTCTAGAAGTCACGAGGCTGCTTAAGGCCTTAGAGGCACCAAAGGACGCGAGAATCTACTGGGCGGGAGGAGAGCCTCTAGGTGGGAAAGAGGCTTTGGAGCCGTTGACCAAAGAGTTCCCTCACCTCTACAACAAACACGATCTCGCGTTACCCGGCGAGCTCGAACCCTTCGCCAAGAAAGCCTCGGTCATGGCTGCGATAGACTACATCGTCTGCGAGAAGAGCGATGTCTTCATACCTTCTCACGGCGGGAACATGGGGCACGCGTTGCAAGGGCAGAGAGCTTACGCTGGTCACAAGAAGTATATCACTCCTAACAAGAGACATATGCTTCCTTACTTCATGAATGCCTCTCTGCCTGAATCGGAGTTTAATAGGATTGTGAAGGATCTTCATCGAGAGTCTTTGGGGCAGCCGGAGTTGAGAACGGGTAGAGGTGGTAAGGATGTTACTAAGCATCCTGTTTCAGAGTGTATGTGTTCAGATAGACAACAACAACAACAATAA
- the LOC106340019 gene encoding protoheme IX farnesyltransferase, mitochondrial isoform X2 has protein sequence MWRRSPLSRFSSRLSLSSSSSFPNPILIPWSRELCAVNNFSQPPLSPQSSPKPAISGEASSIIAAAAGLGHHYARCYWELSKARLSMLVVATSGTGYILGTGNAAVNLSGLCYTCAGTMMIAASANSLNQIFEISNDAKMKRTMRRPLPSGRISVPHAGAWAVIAGASGACLLATKVVAD, from the exons ATGTGGCGAAGATCTCCTCTGTCTCGCTTCTCCTCGAGGCTCTCTCTCTCTTCTTCTTCTTCGTTCCCAAACCCTATACTGATCCCATGGTCTCGAGAACTCTGCGCCGTCAACAATTTCTCCCAGCCTCCATTATCTCCCCAATCATCTCCTAAACCAGCCATTTCCGGCGAGGCATCGTCGATAATCGCGGCGGCGGCTGGGTTAGGGCACCACTACGCTCGTTGTTACTGGGAGCTTTCCAAAGCTCGACTCAG CATGCTCGTG GTTGCGACATCTGGCACTGGTTACATTCTCGGTACGGGGAACGCTGCGGTTAACTTATCTGGTCTTTGTTACACTTGCGCTGGCACCATGATGATCGCTGCTTCTGCTAACTCCTTGAACCAG ATCTTTGAGATAAGCAATGATGCGAAGATGAAGAGAACGATGCGGAGACCGTTGCCTTCAGGACGCATCAGTGTTCCACATGCTGGTGCGTGGGCTGTGATTGCTGGTGCTTCTGGTGCTTGTTTGTTAGCTACCAAG GTTGTTGCAGACTAA